GATGTCGTAATTGGAGAATTACGAGCAGCTTCTACTTTAAAAGCAGCCGGGATTCAGGAAGCACATACATTAGTGCTATCTGGGGAAGATGAGGCGCTGAATTTAGCAATCCTCACCCAAGCCAGAATTCTCAATCCTCGGATTCGGATTATCAATAGATTGTTTAATACTAGCTTGGGCGATCGCTTAGACCATACGCTCCCCGAACACGTCACCATGAGCGTTGCTGCCCTTGCTGCGCCCGTCTTTGCCTTTGCCGCCTTGGGAAATCTAGCGATTGGACAGTTGCGGCTGTTTAACCAAACTTGGCCCATCCACGAAGAGTATATTCATGAAAATCATCCTTGGCTAGGTCGCCGATTAAGCGATTTATGGGAGGATCGCGCCCGGATGCTAATCTACTATTTGCCAGTAAATAGTCAGATGGATCTGGTTTCTGCGGTAGTGTATGGGCAAGAATTAGAAGTAGGCGATCGCTTAATCGTTGGCACCCAGCCCAACGTCGCTAGAGAACGTAAACTGGCGCTGCCAAAACTGCTCAAAGTCTTTACCAACCTGCGACAGTTTCAGCAACACGCTCAACCAGTTTTAATGATGACTCTCGTTTTACTGATCACAATTTTCATCGCCACCCTTACCTTCATCTGTTTCGAGCGACACAATTCTGTTGTTGATTCCCTTTATTTCTCCGTCGGTATGATTACTGGCGCAGGTGGACAAGAGAAAGTAGCAGAAAATGCTCCCGACAGTATAAAAGTCTTCACAGCCATAATGATGCTAGTGGGTGCTGGTGTAATTGGGATTTGCTATGCGCTCCTCAACGATTTTGTACTAGGAAGCCGCTTCAAACAATTTTGGGATGGCGCACGAGTTCCCCAGAAAAATCATTACATCGTCTGCGGACTCGGCGGCATTGGTGTAAAAATAGCCCAGCAACTCCATACCCACGGACATGAGGTTGTCGTAATCGAACGCGACTCCGACAATCGATTTCTCAACACCGTCCGCGCATTGGGAGTACCAGTAGTTCATGGAGATGCCAGCTTATTTGCCACTCTGGCTGCTGCCAATATCCACAAAGCAAATGCCCTCTTAGCCGTCACCAGCGACGACATGGCAAATTTAGAAATTGCCTTAAGCGCCAAAGGCATTGCTCCCAAATTGCAAGTTGTCGTGCGGACTCAAGATCCGCAGTTTGCTTCCCAAGCGCAACAAGTGTTTGAATTTGAGGCTGTGCTGAGTCCGACGGAATTAGCAGCGCCTTCCTTCGCGGCGGCGGCTTTGGGAGGGCGAGTTTTAGGCAATGGCATGACTGGCAATAGTCTTTGGGTTGCCTTAGCCACGATGATTACACCCGGACATCCCTTTTGTGGTAAGCGCGTTAAAGAGTCCGCAATGGATGCAGATTTCGTGCCTTTGTACATCGAAACCAACTGCCAAACCATCCACGGCTGGAATGTTTTGGAAACTGGACTCGGTGCTGGTGATATTTTATATTTGACTATGCCAGCAAATCGGTTAGAGCAGTTGTGGCGCGTGACACCCTCTCAACTTATAGCCACGTAATTTGGTAATTGGTAATTAACATCAAAACTTTCAATTTGCTTCCATCCAAGCGATACACTGCTGCATCTGCTGGTGCATTGTCTTTGCGTCCGCATGATATCTGCGTCCATGACCAGGTAACACCCACTCGAAGGAGTAGTTCGCCAGTTTTCGCATCGATTTAATCTGTTCTTGCCAAGAGTACCAACATACATCCCGGAAAGCAATCAGCTGATTGAGTCGGGAAGACCAAGCGAGATGATCTCCGGTGTACAAGAATTTATTCTTGTACAGCAAAACTGTGTGACCTTTGCTGTGACCGGGAACTGGGATAATCAATAGATCCGGTGTCAGCTGATAAGGCTCGGTACCAGTTAGCTGAATTTCCACATCACGAGTACCAGAAGTGATATCGTCGGTGTGGAGAATGCGCTGACACCCAAAATGCTCTCTATACTTTTTATGATCCGCCACATCATCTCTGTGGGTCAGGTACATATAACGAATTCCCCCCATCTCCTCTAACCGCTTAACTAAAGGTGGCGTAAACCGGGGAGAATCAACTAAAACATTACCTTCTGGCAGCACAATCAAGTAACTTGCCGCACCATAGGAATCTTCCGAATGATAGCCGCAATGGTAGACATTTTCTGCAACTAAAATTGGAAAACTCTGCTGCGCTTCTTTGATATCCTTTGGCTTCTCGATTGTACCAATGGAAGCGGTAGGACAAGCGAGGAGAGCTTGGAGACTACGCAATCTTTCTGCCTCATTTTCTGGCTGATGATAAACCGCTGACTGCTCATCAATGCGAGAAAATACTTCTGGAACCATCCAGCGGCACGTATCGCAATCAATACAAGTGCTATCGACGTAAAAATCGCCGTTCACATTTTGGGGACGGCTTTGAGTTAAATGAGCCATAATTATACCTAACGGTGCTGCAATAGACTTTCTACTTTACTCCCCACTCTTGTAGAGACACTAAGCGATCGCGTCTCCCTCTATTTCCTATCTTACACAAACCTTTTCGGTGTCAGAGCGATGATTGTTTTGAGCGAATCATCAGGACAAATAAAGCCATCTGCCAGCAGCAGAGACCTAAAAATAGTAACTGAGACAGCTCTACTATTAGGATGCAAAGTTTATTACATACCGCAAGATTTTGAACGATGCGGCACAGCAGAAAATGCTTTATACCACATTCCTAAATATCCCCAATATACTGCTGGAATTTGGGTGGGATATATTCCTGAACTTTATCGCTACGAAGCTATCTACAACGCTGCAAAAGCTAAAGGAATAAAATTGCTCAATACTCCCTGGCAACACCAGACAGCTCTAGAATTTGATTTATTTTATCCCTTACTAAAAGGGTTAACTCCGGAAAGTATTGTCATACACTCGATCAATGAATGTGCCAAAGCTGGCGATTTATTAGGATTTCCTGTATTTATCAAAGGGGCAATCCAGTCTGTAAAAACGCAAGGTTGGGAGTCCTGTGTAGCAAATAATTATGAAGATTTAGTCAGAATTTCCAAGCATTTATTAACTCTTGAATATGGTTCAAGAGGCAGACTTATTGTTAGGAAATTAGTAAGTTTGCGACACAACCGCTTAGCGCCAAACAGCTTCCCTATGGGCAGAGAATTTAGAGTTTTTATTTATAATCACCGCGTCCTAAAATATGGCTACTATTGGGAAGGACGCGATGATTTGAGCAAGTTATCGCTAGAAGAAGAAAACGCAGTCTTAAATTTAGCAGTTTTGGCATCTGAACGTCTCAATGTGCCTTATGTAGCCATCGATATTGGGCAATTAGAAAGTGGAGAGTGGATTGTAATAGAGACAGCAGATGCCCAATTTGCAGGTTTTAGTCAAATTCCTGTAATTGAGCTTTGGAATAAGTTAAAAGACATCACATTAGAAGGATGACGAGTAGTAAGGTAGACATTGCTACCCTACTGAGTTTACCAAGGTATGGGTTGGCGATCGCGCCAAAAACCACTTGTCGCACCATCATCAGGTAACGTAGCCAGCCAGACAATTGTATCAACGCCTTGCTCTAAAGTTCTCGGAGCATTCGAGCCGCCCATATCAGTTTTCACCCAGCCTGGACACACGGCATTTACTAAAATATTTGTGTCTTTCAACTCATTGGCAAAAAGCCGCGTTAGTGCATTCAGGGCAGTTTTGGAAATTCGATATGCAGGGTATCCTGTGTTCATCTCCGACAATTGTCCCGCACCCGATGATACATTAACAACTCGTCCATAATTATGCTTTTTCATCAGGGGAATTAAAGCCTGAGACAGCAGCAATGGCCCGTATAAATTTGTCTCGATTGTTTCCTGTAAAGTATTAATTTTGGTATTAAATATGCTATTTTCGGCATCCGTAAAATCTCTAGCTATTCCCGCATTGTTCACCAAAATATCCAGTTTCCCAAACTCATTGCGAATAAACTGCGCCAAATGCTCGATACTTTCTGCATTAGTGACATCAAGCGGATGATAAACAACATCCAATCCCTCAGCTTGCAGCTTTTCAACCGCTGCTTTGCCATTAGTTTCGTCACGACTGGTAAGAACAACTTGGATATCTTTTGAAGCCAGTTGTCGGCAAGTTTCAAAACCGAGTCCCCGATTGGCACCTGTGACAATTGCTATTTTTTTCATTTTTATTCCCTGGCTTACATTTATAATTTTAGTTAAAAATATTTTTAGGTTGGGCCCGTGCGACTAAGCAAAACCTAATAAATGCTTGAAATGGTAGGTTGGGCGATTAGTACCAACCTACGCTCTAACTGGGGAGACAGGTGCGTAAGCGTAACGCACCCTACGCATCTAGAAAAGTTTATTAAGTAACAATAGTTATTTCTCCAGCATCTAGATCGTAACGACAGCCGACAATTTTTAGTTTGCCTTCTTGGATCAGTTGAGCCAGCATCACAGAAGTTTCCTGCAACAATTCAACTTGATATTGAACATTGGCTACGACTGCATTCTCAACTGGATCGCCCGATTTGCCTTTTACCTTTGCTAAGGCTGGTTTGATGTCCTCAACAAAAGTGCCAATTCTACCAGGGAGTGGATCGCCTTTGACCGCCGCCGCTACTGCACCGCATCTTTCATGTCCCATTACCACGATCAGCTGAGCGCCTAATACCGCTGTAGCGAATTCTAGGCTACCTAAAGATGTAGGACTTACGACATTTCCAGCTAGGCGAACAACAAACAAATCCCCAAGCCCTTGATCAAACACAATTTCTGAAGGAACTCGTGAATCAGCACAGCTAAGCATGGCTGCAAACGGATACTGGCCTTTAGCAACTAATTGCAAACGTGCTATTGATTGGTTGGGGTTTTGACGCCTTTCCTGCACAAACCGTTTGTTCCCCTCCACCAATCTTTTCAAAGCTTCGTCAGGACTAACTGGTTTAGGATTGCTTTGATATTCAGCAGCAGCAGCTTGTGGAGAAATCGCTTCCTGTGCAGTCCAGAGGACACCGCCAGCAGCAGTAGCAGCAAGACCAGCTCCTCCCGCGCCTACCAGTTTCAATAAATCGCGCCGTCCCACAAACCCATCAATTCGACTCATTCTAATACCTCAAGAAAACGTTATTTCCCGATCCAAAAAATGGATGTGTATCTCATTGAAGTATATTTTTGGATAGAAAAATTTTTTTTTTTAGTGGAACAGAAATAGAGGATAATGTATAGTGCCTCGGCGCGAAGAATGTGGCTGCGTGCCGCATCCAAAGATCGCGATCGCATTTATTAAGCTGTCATACATTTAATTTGCCGATAGCTATAAGCACCCAAAGGTAAAAGCAACAATTGAGTTTTACAATTTTTAATTTTTAATTACTTGGTACCGCCGACAAATCAGCTCAATAGCCAATTAATGCCTCTTGGTTTGATAAACTTGTATGGGCCGGTCAATGCCTTTGAAACGAAACTCTCCCATTGCGGACAAGCCTTTTGTTCGCTTCAGCATTGAATAGGTTTTTTCACTGATAACAAATTCACCAGGCGGACAAATTCCTTCCATACGAGAAGCAAGATTAATCGTTGTTCCTAACACGGTATAATCTACCCTCTGAGAGCTTCCAACATCTCCAACTACGGCTTTACCGCTATTGATGGCAATCCGCAATTGCAGGGGTTCTGGAAAGAAGCGACAAGTATTGAGACGATCTAAACGCTCCAGCATTCCCCAGGCGGAGGCTACAGCTCTCTCGGCATGATCTGGCTGCGGTTCGGGAGCGCCAAAAAATGCCATAATGCAATCGCCAATAAATTTATCTAACGTCCCTCCAGCATGAAAAATTTCTTGCAACATTTCCTCGAAGAAGTTATTAAGCAAATGGGCAATTTGTGTGGGAGTTAACTTTTCCGAAAGGGCAGTAAAGCCAACAATATCAGCAAAGAGAATGCTAATTTCACCTTCTGAGGGAACCAGACGACCGTCTTCTAATGCCCCTTGTGTCATGATGTGTTGCACAACTGAAGGCGAGTGATAGCGTTCTAGTCTGTGGCGAATATTTGCTTCGCTTCTGAGTTTCTGTGTTAATAACCAACGTTGCACAGCTGATGCTACTAGATTGGCTAAAGCTGAAAAAAAGCTGAGGTCTTCTTCTCCGCCTTTAGCATAATGGTTAAAAGAAAGATTGGCATCGCCATAAAGAACGCCTACCACATGATGTTCATCCCAGAGAGGAACAGCTAAGGCGCTACGAATGCCTTTGGCTAAAATACTTTGTTCGCCTACAAAGCGTTCATCCCTTTGAGCATCAGCGGTTTTTACAGCTAATTTATCAGTAAATACTTTTTGACAGATGGTGCGGCTAATCCAACTGTCATCGGCTGTTATATTTTCCTGTTGAGAGATATCTCTGGCGGCTGCATCAAGTAATTCAAGTTTGCCCGAATCATTAATATCAACTAATAGTGCCAAACGTTCGATACTTTTTAAATTGCGAAAAACGATTTCCTGCACCTGAGCAAAAATCGCTTCTATAGATTCAGCAGAATTTAGACTTTTAGCTATATCCACCATGTCTTTGAGACGATCGATTGCTTTTTGGTGGTTTGAGGAGCGATCGCCATTATCATCAGCCTGTATCCACTGCTGTTGCAGTTCTTCGGCACTGCGAAAGATAGTCATTGCCTCATCAGCCAGCGGATAT
This genomic stretch from Funiculus sociatus GB2-C1 harbors:
- a CDS encoding ATP-grasp domain-containing protein, whose amino-acid sequence is MSESSGQIKPSASSRDLKIVTETALLLGCKVYYIPQDFERCGTAENALYHIPKYPQYTAGIWVGYIPELYRYEAIYNAAKAKGIKLLNTPWQHQTALEFDLFYPLLKGLTPESIVIHSINECAKAGDLLGFPVFIKGAIQSVKTQGWESCVANNYEDLVRISKHLLTLEYGSRGRLIVRKLVSLRHNRLAPNSFPMGREFRVFIYNHRVLKYGYYWEGRDDLSKLSLEEENAVLNLAVLASERLNVPYVAIDIGQLESGEWIVIETADAQFAGFSQIPVIELWNKLKDITLEG
- a CDS encoding potassium channel family protein, whose product is MKPRIIVCGLGSTGYKIFCLLRQQGASVVGINAAPLPGEEYDVVIGELRAASTLKAAGIQEAHTLVLSGEDEALNLAILTQARILNPRIRIINRLFNTSLGDRLDHTLPEHVTMSVAALAAPVFAFAALGNLAIGQLRLFNQTWPIHEEYIHENHPWLGRRLSDLWEDRARMLIYYLPVNSQMDLVSAVVYGQELEVGDRLIVGTQPNVARERKLALPKLLKVFTNLRQFQQHAQPVLMMTLVLLITIFIATLTFICFERHNSVVDSLYFSVGMITGAGGQEKVAENAPDSIKVFTAIMMLVGAGVIGICYALLNDFVLGSRFKQFWDGARVPQKNHYIVCGLGGIGVKIAQQLHTHGHEVVVIERDSDNRFLNTVRALGVPVVHGDASLFATLAAANIHKANALLAVTSDDMANLEIALSAKGIAPKLQVVVRTQDPQFASQAQQVFEFEAVLSPTELAAPSFAAAALGGRVLGNGMTGNSLWVALATMITPGHPFCGKRVKESAMDADFVPLYIETNCQTIHGWNVLETGLGAGDILYLTMPANRLEQLWRVTPSQLIAT
- a CDS encoding adenylate/guanylate cyclase domain-containing protein, with amino-acid sequence MAELKLRQQIEGKTESYITVEKEEFTIGRLPECDLYLPYFEISRYHARLVKAPDRGWLIEDMHSTNGTRLNERLLTSPQKVNHGDVIQLGHICLNVIFTDPPQPQKPVTYPLADEAMTIFRSAEELQQQWIQADDNGDRSSNHQKAIDRLKDMVDIAKSLNSAESIEAIFAQVQEIVFRNLKSIERLALLVDINDSGKLELLDAAARDISQQENITADDSWISRTICQKVFTDKLAVKTADAQRDERFVGEQSILAKGIRSALAVPLWDEHHVVGVLYGDANLSFNHYAKGGEEDLSFFSALANLVASAVQRWLLTQKLRSEANIRHRLERYHSPSVVQHIMTQGALEDGRLVPSEGEISILFADIVGFTALSEKLTPTQIAHLLNNFFEEMLQEIFHAGGTLDKFIGDCIMAFFGAPEPQPDHAERAVASAWGMLERLDRLNTCRFFPEPLQLRIAINSGKAVVGDVGSSQRVDYTVLGTTINLASRMEGICPPGEFVISEKTYSMLKRTKGLSAMGEFRFKGIDRPIQVYQTKRH
- a CDS encoding SDR family oxidoreductase gives rise to the protein MKKIAIVTGANRGLGFETCRQLASKDIQVVLTSRDETNGKAAVEKLQAEGLDVVYHPLDVTNAESIEHLAQFIRNEFGKLDILVNNAGIARDFTDAENSIFNTKINTLQETIETNLYGPLLLSQALIPLMKKHNYGRVVNVSSGAGQLSEMNTGYPAYRISKTALNALTRLFANELKDTNILVNAVCPGWVKTDMGGSNAPRTLEQGVDTIVWLATLPDDGATSGFWRDRQPIPW
- a CDS encoding MBL fold metallo-hydrolase codes for the protein MAHLTQSRPQNVNGDFYVDSTCIDCDTCRWMVPEVFSRIDEQSAVYHQPENEAERLRSLQALLACPTASIGTIEKPKDIKEAQQSFPILVAENVYHCGYHSEDSYGAASYLIVLPEGNVLVDSPRFTPPLVKRLEEMGGIRYMYLTHRDDVADHKKYREHFGCQRILHTDDITSGTRDVEIQLTGTEPYQLTPDLLIIPVPGHSKGHTVLLYKNKFLYTGDHLAWSSRLNQLIAFRDVCWYSWQEQIKSMRKLANYSFEWVLPGHGRRYHADAKTMHQQMQQCIAWMEAN
- a CDS encoding carbonic anhydrase encodes the protein MSRIDGFVGRRDLLKLVGAGGAGLAATAAGGVLWTAQEAISPQAAAAEYQSNPKPVSPDEALKRLVEGNKRFVQERRQNPNQSIARLQLVAKGQYPFAAMLSCADSRVPSEIVFDQGLGDLFVVRLAGNVVSPTSLGSLEFATAVLGAQLIVVMGHERCGAVAAAVKGDPLPGRIGTFVEDIKPALAKVKGKSGDPVENAVVANVQYQVELLQETSVMLAQLIQEGKLKIVGCRYDLDAGEITIVT